One Nitrososphaerales archaeon DNA window includes the following coding sequences:
- a CDS encoding MqnA/MqnD/SBP family protein, translating to MEITIGHTPDADDAFMFHGIVSGRIALDNVNIKHVIEDIESLNRKALNNELDLTAVSAHAYAYMKDYIILRSGSSFGRAYGPIVIAKERYSVDELKKIRIAVPGKMTTAYLLIRMAIGDFNAVEMKFNEITNAVERGVVDAGLVIHEAQITYDKATFVNTLDLGLWWDNISNKLPLPLGINVAHKRLGNDLIRKLDDLLKRSIQYGFSNLEETLDYAMQYARGASRYLIEQFVRMYVNDLTIDMGEQGIQALQMMYSIAKQKNIVKDVEVMII from the coding sequence GTGGAAATCACTATAGGTCATACGCCGGATGCCGATGATGCATTCATGTTTCATGGAATCGTATCTGGTAGGATCGCACTTGATAATGTAAATATAAAACATGTGATTGAAGATATAGAATCGCTAAACAGAAAAGCCCTAAATAACGAGCTTGATTTAACTGCGGTTTCCGCTCATGCTTATGCATACATGAAAGACTACATTATTTTGCGTAGTGGTTCAAGTTTTGGCAGAGCATATGGTCCTATTGTTATTGCAAAAGAGAGGTATAGCGTTGATGAATTGAAAAAGATCAGAATTGCCGTACCTGGCAAAATGACAACAGCTTATCTTTTGATTAGGATGGCTATTGGTGATTTTAACGCTGTTGAGATGAAATTCAACGAGATAACTAATGCGGTAGAAAGGGGCGTGGTAGATGCAGGATTGGTAATCCATGAAGCGCAGATAACATACGATAAGGCAACGTTTGTAAACACTTTGGATTTGGGTCTCTGGTGGGACAATATCAGCAACAAACTCCCCCTTCCTTTAGGAATAAACGTAGCGCACAAGAGGCTTGGAAATGACCTTATAAGGAAATTAGATGATCTGTTGAAGCGTTCAATTCAATACGGCTTCAGCAATTTAGAAGAAACACTCGATTATGCTATGCAATATGCAAGGGGCGCATCGCGCTACTTGATTGAACAATTTGTAAGAATGTATGTAAATGATCTGACTATTGATATGGGCGAACAGGGCATTCAGGCTCTACAGATGATGTATTCTATTGCAAAGCAGAAGAACATTGTGAAAGACGTAGAAGTTATGATAATTTGA